The genomic segment CTGGCGATACATGTTCCTGCTGTTCAGCCTGGCGTTTGTGGTGTCCTGGTTGACATTTGGCTTGGCATTCTGGGTCATTGGCCTCCTGCACGGTGACATGGACCATCACAAAGGGGACGACAGTTTTGTTCCTTGTGTCATGCAGGTAAACACCTTTGTTGCAGCTTTCCTGTTCTCGATTGAGACTCAGACGACCATCGGGTACGGTGCTCGCTGTGTGACAGAGGAATGCCCAGCTGCTGTCTTCATGGTGGTCTTTCAGTCCATCTTGGGCTGCATCATTGATGCCTTTATGATTGGCGCTATCATGGCGAAGATGGCGAGGCCCAAAAAGCGTGCCCAGACTCTACTGTTCAGCCACAACGCAGTCATCGCTCTGCGGGATGGGAAGATGTGCCTCATGTTTCGGGTTGCTAATCTAAGGAAGAGCCACATTGTGGAAGCCCATGTGCGTGCCCAGCTCGTCAAGCCCCGTTACACCGAGGAAGGAGAGTACATCCCCCTGGACCAGATTGACATGAACGTGGGCTATGACAAAGGCACAGACCGCCTTTTCCTGGTCGCACCGCTCACTGTCATACATGAGATTGATGAAGAAAGTCCACTGTTTGGCATTAGTAAGCAAGATCTGGAAACATCTGACTTTGAGATAGTAATTATTCTTGAAGGGATGGTGGAGGCCACAGCCATGACGACACAGGCACGCAGCTCTTACCTGTCCTCTGAGATTTTGTGGGGTCACCGCTTTGAGCCTGTCATCTTTGAAGAGAAGAACCAGTACAGGATAGATTATGACTACtttcacaaaacatttgaagtaCCATCCACCCCTAGATGCAGTGcaaaggaaatggaggagagaaaattcCCAAAATCCAGTGCCAACTCCTTCTGCTATGAGAATGAACTGGCCTTCAtcagcagagatgaggaggacgaggaagatgTAGAGAAAGAGGGAGTGATGAAGTACTCATCAGAGCTGGTGAATAAACTGACCACTTCTAGAGGTGAGCAAATGTCTTCCAGTAGAGAATCAGAGATTTAACCCAAGgctgttttgcttgtttttgaaTGCAGGGCAATGCAGTTGTCTTGTGAAGAGCCCTTTGACTGTCATTCTGCTGACATGAGGACACCACTGAAAACATTACCGCAGCAGGTGGAGGACCAGCAGAACCATCAACTCCATCAGACAAGCGAGACTAAAACTCAACATTGGATGAGATGGGATTTTTTGCATCCCTGCGATGGTTATTGAGCTGCATCAAATGGATACAAAAAACTGCCACGTTTCAAATTGCAAATCCAAGGAATAAAGTGCATGACAATAGCATAGTTTTGTATCAATTGCACTTCTTCTCAGATGTTTTCTCCTTTGAAATGTTGTGCAGTAAGTGTGActctaaaaatataaaatcaaaaataaccaaagaaaaataacacacttCACAGTTACGCACACacctctatgtgtgtgtttgtgtgtgtgtgtgtgtgtgtgtgtgtgtgtgtgtgtgtgacctcaggACATAAAACCAACAGCCAGAAGGTTCCCAACAGGCAATAGAGTCTAATTAAAGTCATCTGCAATGAAACCCTGTCACATGCATGACCCGTGGGATGCAAAGTGAAGTACTATCGAGTCACATCTATGCTCTATATTGAGTTAGAAGGCCAAATCCAGAGAATCAAACAGGGAAGCCCTGACACACAACACCAAATACATACTGAGAATATACTCTAAATCCTATCTCTTCAAGTTATTGATAGTTGACAACGTATTAATGATTCTTGACAATATCAGGAACTT from the Scophthalmus maximus strain ysfricsl-2021 chromosome 17, ASM2237912v1, whole genome shotgun sequence genome contains:
- the kcnj12b gene encoding ATP-sensitive inward rectifier potassium channel 12, whose protein sequence is MSVGRAHHHSFVSCEEEGLRLSTMPAVGSFGNCKIHTRRKYHGRFVTKTGQCNIHFSNMDEKSQRYMSDIFTTCVDVRWRYMFLLFSLAFVVSWLTFGLAFWVIGLLHGDMDHHKGDDSFVPCVMQVNTFVAAFLFSIETQTTIGYGARCVTEECPAAVFMVVFQSILGCIIDAFMIGAIMAKMARPKKRAQTLLFSHNAVIALRDGKMCLMFRVANLRKSHIVEAHVRAQLVKPRYTEEGEYIPLDQIDMNVGYDKGTDRLFLVAPLTVIHEIDEESPLFGISKQDLETSDFEIVIILEGMVEATAMTTQARSSYLSSEILWGHRFEPVIFEEKNQYRIDYDYFHKTFEVPSTPRCSAKEMEERKFPKSSANSFCYENELAFISRDEEDEEDVEKEGVMKYSSELGNAVVL